GGCCTTTCAGACGGTCTATCTCATACTGGGACTTGTTCAGGTACCACTGGGTAGGCTGTCCGTTGGGATCACGGAGCATATAATAAGATGCTTTCCCGGTATTGTAATTTTTCATTCCCAGGAATCCGTTGTCAAAGTCTTCCTTGATGCTGCTTCCCAGGACGCCTACGTCCACACGCATCCATTTGGTGAAATTGAAAGTATTGCGGAGGTTATAACCCACACGCTGCGACTGCTGTGCTTTTTCATAGGGATTGGTGCCCAGATAGTTCACGGAGAGGTTATAGCGGTATTTTTCGCTGCCTCCGGAAAAGCCCAGGGTGTGCTGGTTTGTCACCATGGCTTTGCGCAACAGTTCATCCGTCATCTGCTCATAGCGGTCACTGTTACGATATACGTCCAGTGCGCTTTGCAGCTGCTCTTCTGTTATCTTGTTGCCCTTTCGTTCATATAGTAACCGGTATACATCGTTCATACCTTTACGGGGATCGATAGCACCGTAGTCGCCGGAACGATAGTTGAACATGTCCCGCTGAAAATCCACCAGTTCAGCGCTGGACATCAGGTTACGATAACTTCTGCTGGGCAGGGGCGTAAACTTGATGGCATTGTTGTAGGTAACCCTCATGGCACCGGCTTTACCTTGTTTGGTAGTCATTACGATCACGCCGTTAGCAGCACGGGCACCATAGATAGAAGCAGCGGTAGCATCTTTCAGCACAGTGACGGTAGCAATATCTGCGGGATTGATCACGGCGCTGTCCCCTTCAAAGGGCATCCCGTCAATCACGTACAGCGGAGCAGTTTGATTACCCAGGGTGGTGACGCCACGGATCTGCATTTTACCTTTATAGGACGTCATACCGGCGGCCATCCCTTCGAGGCGGTCCAGTATGCCTGTCTGCATTTTACCGGCCATATCATCGGCGGAGATGGTGGAGTAGGAGCCGGTAGCACGTTCTTTGGAGATCGTCTGGTAACCGGTGCTCACGACGGAAATACCTGCCAGGCGGCTGGAGAGCTGTTCCAGTTTAATTTGTATGCTGCTATTCTTACCAACGGTCACTTCTTTTGTATTGAAGCCTACATAGCGGATCACCAGCACATCGCCGGGTTTGGCGTCGATATTGAACCTGCCGTCCACATCAGAAATGGCGGAGCGGGTAGTTCCTTTGATCACCACGGAAGCGCCCGGCAAGGCTGTTCCGGAGCTATCAATGATGGTACCGGTAACAGGGATGGCTGTTATTTTTTCGATGGCAGACGGGGCTGCACTTTGCGCGCGTTTGATGATCACCACCTTGTCCACGATCGTGAAAGTCAGTGGCTGATCTTCAAAACACAGCTTCAGGGCGGCAGACAGCTGCACGTTCTTCAGATCAAGGTCCACATGGTCTGTCCGTTGCAGATCTTCCTTTGAATACAGGAAAGAATATCCTGTTTGTTGTTGCATCTCCCTAAAAACCCTGGTTAATGGTGCTTTCTTTAAAGAAAGCGTTACTGTCTGGGCAAAAGTGCCCGCACTCACATGCATAAAAGCAGCCAGCAGTAACATGACAGTCAGTTTCATAATCTTCCAGATTTTTCTCCGGACAGGGTAACTGCCGGAGTGCTCATTAGCTGGCGGGCACAAGGTACCACGCTGGGCTTGGAACCAAGCTCTTAAAATCATACATTTGATTTTGGGTGATGAATAAAATTTCTAAACAGGACATTTTAAGGTTGCCCACCGGCCAGGGATACTGCGAATATCTCTGGCCATTTTTTTGGGCGGATGTATTGATTGGTTTTTGCTTTAAGGTTTGACGATGATCTTGTTCCCCTCCACCACAAAAGACACGCGGCCTGTCAGCTCCAGCATTTTCAACAACCGGGACACCGGCACGTCGCGGGGAATGGTACCCATAAAGTGATGCGTAACATTGCCCTGATATACCACCTCGGCGCCATACCAACGTGCTACCTGGCGCATCACGGTATGAATGTCTGCATCGTTGAAGGAAAACTGCCCGTCTTTCCAGGCGGTGATATCTTCCGTATCTACCTGTTGAAGGGAAAACTGCCCATTGGGCTGCAACTGCGCCTGTTGACCAGGCTTCAGTATATATGACTGTCCGTCATTGTTCACGCGCACCGATCCTTCCAGCAGGGTGGTACGGATACCTGCTTCATTGGGATAGGCGTTGATATTGAAATGTGTGCCCAGCACAGACACTTCCATATCATGGACTTTTACTTTAAACGGTTGTTGGGGATTGTGGCTGATTTCGAGATAAGCCTCTCCCTTCAGTTCCACGATACGGTCTTTGCCGGTGAAAGCGGTAGGGAAGGTAATGGAAGACGCGGCATTCAGCCAAACCCGGCTGCCATCCGGTAAGGTGAGCCGGAACTGGCCGCCTGCCGGCGTAGAGAGGGTATTGTATACCACCTGCTGAGGCGCACCGGATGGCTGATAACTCAGTTGCCCGTTGCCGGTCCGGGTGATTTTACTGTTACCCTGGGGCGCCAGTGAATCGGCAGCCACATCATCCAACACCACGATAGATCCGTTGGCCAGTGTCAAGGTGGCTTTATTGCCTCCTGGTTTTATATCATTATGAAAAACTGATTTTTCTGCAACGGCCACAGAAGGCGCCTGCTTGCGGGGAAAGAGGAATATGCCTCCTGCGGCTACCAGCACCAATACGGCTGCGGCGGCGGCATAGGCCCATCTGTAGGAACGTTTCTGCGGCGCCCGGACCTTTTGCATAATACGGTCATACATGACCTTCTGCAACAACGCCTCGGTTTCCGGCTCCAATCCGGCCTCACCGGAAGTTTCCAGGCGCTCGCAATAGCGGTCTACCAGCGCCTGCTCAGCGGCGGTGGCTGTGCCGTCCAGATATCGGTTGACTAATTCGTGAAAGGTATTTTTATCCATGCCTGACAGGTAGTACCAGAATGGATACCTTACCCTACGGCTAAACAGGCTTTTTGGGGGAAAATTTTAACATAAATATAATCATTAAGTCTAACCGACTGATTTTAAAATATTAAGCGCGGCATGCCGCGCTTAATATTTTTTACAATAAAGGCCGGGGGTCAAACACCACCCGGAGGGAGCTGATCTTTTCATTTTTCAACTGGTACCAGCTGCACCCGAAAACGGTTTTATCACCCATAATATAATCACATAGCACACATACATCGTCCCCGTCTTCAAATATTTTATGGACCGTGTATTTCATTTTCATACGGCCCATATCTTCCATATATACGTCGGCGCCGTCACGGGAGCCTAATACGCCTACAAATTTGAAATCGGGAGCCAGCAATGTTCTGGCTGTGGCCATGTCTTCTTCGTTCAGGGAAGTGATGAACTGCTTTACGGTTTTTCCTGGTTGTGCCATCGTCTTAATTTTTTTATCTGCACACAAAGGTCGGGCCACAGCAGGAAACTGTCCTGTGACGATCGTCACAAAAAAAGCTACCGTCTGCCACGGATACGGCTCAACGTTTCCCGGGCTACGCCCAGAAAAGACGACAGTTGCGATAACGACACCCGTTGCAGCATCGCCGGATACTCCTGTTCCAGGTATTCATACCGCTCCTGCGCGCTCATCAGTTTGAACAACGCAGTGTGCTTCTCCTGTTTTGCCGCGATGCGTTGCAGGCAGAGCCGGCCCAGCGTTTCTATCTGAGGATCTGCAGCGGCGGCTGCCAATAACAGCTCCCGGTCAAAACGCACCACTTCCAGCGGTCCGCAGGCCTGTATCGAAAAAGCGGATTTCTCCCGGCGCCCATAACTATTGATATTGGTAGCAATGTCCTGCTCAAAAAAGAAATCAGTATTGACGTCCACTCCGTCTTTATCATAGAAAGCCCTGCAATAGCCACTGCTGACAAAAAACAGGGCGTTACATACCTCTCCGGCACGCAACAGGAATTCGTCTTTCTGATAGTGCTGTAAAGACAACGCCGGCAACAGGTGCTGCCAGTTATCTTCGGAGAAAGGGGTCAGGGAATGGATGTAGGTTAGTAGTTGTTTCATCTGCTATGGCTGGTTAAACGATGTAATATTTTCAATGACATAACGAATAAAAAATCACTTATGCTGTCGGCTGCTCGATTCTCTCACCACCAGTTCCGAAGGAATCACAATCCGTATATCCTTCGCCGTTAGCGGTTTTTTTTCCAGCATCTTCACCAGCACTTCCGCAGCGGCCTTTCCCATCTCAAAAGCAGGCTGGGTAATTGTAGTCAACGACGGTTGCAGAATGGTAGCGATCTCCAGGTTGGAGAAACATGTCAGTTTCACGTCTTCGGGCATACGCAGCTGCAATTGCCGGCAGGCCTGGTATACCGTGGTGGTAAGCTTTTCCACGGAGGCTACGATGCCATCCGGCCGGTGTGTGCGCTGCAACAGCTTTTTCACCAGCTGGAAATTGCGGGCGCCGTCAGTAGTACAGGTAAGCATGTTCCGCTGATGTACGGGAAGCTGATGATCGCCCAGCGCCTGCATATAACCCGCCATCCGCTGGCGGCAGATGGACAGGCTGTCGGAAATACCGAGATAAGCGATTTCCCGGCATCCCTGCGCTATCAGATGAGCCGTGGCCTTATAGGCGCTTTCGGCATCATCTGTCACTATCTTAGGCGCTGCCAGCGTTTCCAGCACCCGGTCAAAAAACACCACCGGCACGTCTTTGTCCATCAGTTCCTGTACATGCGCGGTGTCTGTGGTTTCCCTGGATACTGATAACAGCACGCCGTCTACCCGGCCGCTCTGGATATCTTTTAATATGGCGGCCTCTCCTGCATAACTTTCATGCGTCAGGTAGATGATCACATGATATCCTTTCGCCTTCACTGCTGCTTCTATGCCGTTAATAGCGATCGAAAAAAAGCTGTCGGCCACCTCCGGCAGCACGACTGCGATATTTTTGCTCTTGCGCCCGCGCAGGCTGCTGGCGTAAGCGTTGGGAATATAGTTCCATTCGGCGGCCAAAGCCCGCACCCGCTCTTTGGTGGCGGCACTGATCTCGTAACTGTCCCGCAAAGCCTTGGAAACCGTAGATAACGAAAGATTCAACTCCCGGGCCAGCGCCCTGATGTTTACGTTTTTCATGGACAATAAATCTACGAAACCGGTTTCGTAAATAAAACTCCCCGCCCATGCCAATAATCCTGTCAAAATAGCCGAAATTTAAGTCAGCCATAAAACAGCTTGCCATGGACAATAAAAAGACTTCCTTCACTGAAAAAGAAGTGAATCCTTTAACAAGCCTCGACCAGTGGGAAGACGCCGTACTGGAACGGTACCCCACTCCGGAAAGTATCGCCACCTCCAAATCCGTGGATGAATACCGGAACTACGATACCCCGGAAAGAGATACTGTCCGCGAATTCTACCGGCTCAATCATACCTATCAGACATATGATTTCGTGCAACAGAAAAGGGCCGATTTCCTGCAATTCAACAAAAGGGAAATGCCGGTATGGGATGCTTTCAATTTCCTGAATGAACTGGTGGATGATTCCGATCCGGATACCGACCTCGACCAGTTCCAGCACCTGCTGCAAACTTCGGAAGCCATCCGTAATGACGGCCATCCCGACTGGATGGTGCTCACCGGCCTTATGCACGACATGGGCAAAGTCCTCTGCCTCTTCGGAGAACCGCAATGGGCCGTCGTTGGCGATACTTTCCCTGTAGGCGCGCCCTATTCAGATAAAGTCGTTTATCCGGAATATTTCCGCAATAACCCGGACTATCAAAATACCGCGTACCAGGAAGGTACCGGCGTTTATAAACGCGGCTGCGGCCTGCGCAATGTGCACATGTCCTGGGGCCACGATGAATACGTGTACCAGATGATGAAAGACCATCTGCCGGAATCCGGCCTGTACATGCTGCGCTACCACTCTTTCTACGCCTGGCACCGGGAAGGCGCCTATGATTATCTGCTCGATGATCATGACCGCGAAATGCTCAAATGGGTGAAACTCTTCAACCCATATGATCTCTATTCCAAAAATCCGGTGCCGCCGGACTGGAAGACACTTCGTCCTTATTACGAAGATCTCGTGGCCAAATATCTCCCGGCCACTCTGAAATTCTGACTATTCTGAAAAACCTCCGTTTGTTGCTGCATGTCGATAAGGTCCCCCTTTTGGGGGATCGCAGCAATTAATGTAACTTATCAACCAACTTTATAAATTCCACACTTCCTCCACATGAATAAGCTGCAACAAGCGGATTACATCGTCTTTTTTATCTACTTCATTGCTATCGCCACCTACGGGTACTACGTTTATCATCGTAAAAAATCAGCGACCGCCAACTCCAAAGATTTTTTCCTCGCGGAAGGCTCCCTCACCTGGTGGGCCATCGGCGCTTCCCTCATCGCTTCCAATATCTCTGCAGAACACTTCATCGGTATGTCCGGCTCCGGCTTTGCGCTCGGACTGGCCATCTCCACCTACGAGTGGATGGCCGCTGCCACACTGATCATCGTGGCGGTGTTCTTTATCCCGTTGTACCTGAAAAATAAGATATACACGATGCCACAATTTCTGGCCAAACGGTACAATGATAAAGTCAGTACCGTAATGGCCGTTTTCTGGCTGCTGGTGTACGTGTTCGTCAACCTCACGTCTATCATCTACCTCGGTGCGCTGGCCATCGCCTCCATCTCCAACATTCCTTTTGAATGGTGCATCGCAGGGCTTTGTGTCTTCTCGGTGATCGTGACGCTCGGCGGCATGAAAGTGATCGGCTATACCGATGTGGTGCAGGTGGCCGTGCTGATCATCGGTGGACTGGTGACCACTTATCTGGCACTTACTTTACTGTCTGAGAAATTCGGCTATGGCAGCCATATCCTGAAAGGCTTGTCGGTACTGCGGAAAGAGGCTCCCTCACATTTCCATATGATCTTCCACAGTGATCATCCCTATTACAAAGACCTTCCCGGGTTGTCAGTATTGATAGGCGGTATGTGGATCAACAACCTCGCCTACTGGGGATGCAACCAATACATCACGCAACGCGCGCTGGGCGCTAACCTACAGACGGCACGCAAGGGCATTTTATTTGCCGCTTTTCTGAAATTACTGGTGCCGGTGATCGCCGTACTTCCGGGCATCGTGATGTTTGTGCTGCATAAAAACGGTATGTTCCAACAGGAGATGACCGATGCGGCCGGCGTAATTAAACCGGACCATGCGTATCCTACGCTGATGAACCTGCTGCCTCCCGGCCTGAAGGGCGTTGCTTTTGCAGCACTGACGGCCGCCATCGTAGCGTCTCTGGCCGGCAAAGCCAATAGCATCTCTACGATTTTCTCGCTGGACATCTACCAGAAATATTTTAATCGTGAAGCCAGCGAAAAAAAGCTGGTGAGCGTAGGCCGCTGGGCGGTGATCATCGCTATGTTGCTGGCCGCCATCGTAACACCGTCATTACGGTCACTGGACCAGGCTTATCAGTTCATTCAGGAATACGTTGGTTTTATCTCTCCCGGCGTACTGGCCATTTTCCTGCTCGGCTTCTTCTGGAAGCGGACTACTGCCGGTGCCGCCCTCACTGGTGCGCTGTTGACCATCCCCATTTCTACCGTACTGAAATTCCTGCCCGCATGGACAAACGGCGCCTTCCCGGACTACCCGTTCCTCGACAGGATGTCCATCACGTTTGTGCTGATCGTGGTACTGATGATCATCATCAGCATCACCCGTCCAACGAAAGAAGCCACAGCCCATGCACTGGAAATAGACAAGTCTATGTTCCGTACTACGCCCGGCTTCATCGCAGGCTCCATTATCATCATTGGTATTCTGACTGCGTTATATACGGTTTTCTGGTAAACCAGATTCTGCCCGCTGCCGGATCACCTGTAAGATATTGTTCTGGATATCTTTCATGATCCAGGATGCCCACCAGCTGGCATAAAAATTAAAGGTGGTATTTAACCTGAAATGGCTGTAGAGATGCAGCCTGCAAGTACCGTCAGACAATGGTTCCAGCTCGTACGTACCGTTCAGTACATCAAAGTACTGTCCGCCAATCACCACATGTTCGTCCATAGTGGTGGAAGGAATATTATAAGGATCCGCATGAATAGTAAAGCTCATGCTACGCTGATGGCTATACGCTGTTACCTTTTCATCGAAGACCAACCCTTTATCAAAGATCGCTTTGCGGAAAGCGCCCACCCCTTCATAATTCAGTTCTGCCCTGATGGGACGGGGAAAACCCAGCGTACGGGTAAGCCAACCCTTGTCCTGCGTGGCGGCGATTTCTCCCACACGGGTAACGTTCTTCCAGATGTTTTCCTTGCTGGCATGGATATCTATATAAGTATAAGCCTTGTATTGACCCGGTATTTTAGCAATCATTTGTTCTATAGGAGAGATGACCAACGGGAGTAAAACGATCAGAGAAACGTACCTGCGTTCCTGTTTGTTCTTGTCCTTCAGCTTATAATGGGCAGCAGATAATCCTCCTATGGAGGAAGCGACCATAAACAGCGGCGCCGCCATCAGCCAACACGCCCAGCCTTCCCACGCAAACAACAGGGTGATCAGGAAAAAAAACAGCAGCGGCACCCAGGGCATCATAACCCGATAAGTCAGGCTTTTTACTTTTTCACGGGGAGAGAGATAGATGGTCAGAACACCAACGCCCAAAGGAATGCCTACCAGAAAAGCCAGTCCCATTACTACAAAAAAGCCGTCTGACGCTTTGTTAAACCAGGCGTACATGAATAGCGCAAAGACCAGTGGGATAACAACAACATAGGTAAATAACTTCGGGAAGCGTGACGGCATAGTGATATGAATTTACCACAAGGTAAGCCATCCCTAATATTTTACCTGCCAGTCCAATCTGTATCCATACAAAAAATCAAAATTTTTAGGAACAAACAGCGGGATGAAAATCGCCATCATCCAGTCTCTGATCTTAGCCTGCCACGGGCGGAGAATGGTTTTGGACTTACTTCTGCGTCTTCCTTCCGCCACGATCTTTTCCACTCTGGGCTTGCGGTCGGCTTCAAATTTCCGGAAGGCCGCAGCATAGGAGCCAACGCCGGCATCCCGCAGTAACATGCCCAGGTACATCGCGTCTTCCAACGCCATGGAGGCACCCTGCCCCGCACTGGGACTTACGGCATGAGCGGCATCGCCAATCAGCAGCACACGGCCTTTATGCCATGAAGCGAGTGATGCGATATCAGCCACATTCACTTTCAGCACTTTTTCTGTCTGCGCGATTAAGGCAGGAACAGGAGCATGATAACTTTTATAACGGTCAGCCATCAACGTTTTTACTTCTTCTACCGTGGTGGAGTCCAGCTCTTCTTTGGTAAAAGGCACGTCAGACGGCAGGTTGGACCACCACATGGCCATACCGTTTCCGGCAGCGCAGTAGCCAAAGAAACCGTTATTTCCAAAAGTAAAATTGAGGCTGTTGATTTCCTGTGCAGTCATTTCGGGTAAGGCCGACAAAGGGGCAAACCCGCCATAGTTTTTCATACCGGTAAAAGCCGGTGTGGGCGCTTCCGGGAATACAAGCTGCCGGGCAGCGGAATGAACGCCGTCAGCGCCAATCAGTATATCGCCGGTAACCCTGGTGCCATCTGTAAATACAGCAGTTACACCATCTTCATTTTCACGGATATCACAAAGTCTTTTTTGATATTGTACGGTCAGCCCTTGTTCCTTCAGCTCCTGTAACAAGATGTCATATAACGCAGCACGGGAGAGGCTGACACCTTGCTGGCCATATTTTTCGACAGAGCCGTTTGGTAAATTGGCGATCACTTTACCTTTGCCATTACGCATGCAAAGGTCTTCTGCCACAGCTCCGGCGGCCGTTACCCGTTCAGCCAGCCCCAGGGCTGCCAGTACGTTCATACCATTGGGCGCAATATTAAAGCCCGCGCCAATAGTGGCTTTATAGCCGTATGCTTCATAAATGCTGCAGGAAATGCCTGCCTTGTTCAGGAACAACGCCAGTGACAGACCACTGATACCGCCACCGGCTATCAATACATGAAAAGATGTTGGGAGCTGTGTCATAAAACAGGATTATACCTCAAAATTGCGACACAGCGCCCGGGGAATCAACCATCACTAGGTAAACGGAGGGCTGGTTCCGGTAAAAGCCCTTTTTTTACCGGTTTAACTGGCTTCCGCCACTTTTTTGATTTCGGTGAGAATAGAAGCCCATCCGCCGGCATCCATGGCTTCTTTATATCTCCGGTCGCCTTCGGCCACGGTGGCGTAGTCGCCCTGGGTTACCACCAGCAGGGTTTGCCCGTCGTCAGGGCTTAACTGATAGGTCACTTTCAGGTAGTTTTCGGAAGTATCGTCGATATTGCTATTGGGATCGATCGTGGTATAAATCAGCCTTTCGTTGGGGATGATCTCTTCGATAGTACCTTTTACGGCAACCAGTTCCTTGCCTTCATATACTGTTTTCCAAAGGAGCTCGCTGCCTTGTTTCCAGTCTGATACTGTTTCGCAGTTGAACATGTACTGTCTGGTCTTGGCGGGATTGACAAGGGTATCCCATACCACAGCGGCTGGTGCATTGATGGTAATGTCGTTTCTCACGATTAATGCTTGTCCCATACGATAGTTTTTTACAGGTAGATAAAAAATATGCTGCGCTTGTGACGCATCACAAAAGTAAAATAAAGGTGATTGGGCGGATTGCCTGTTACGGATTATTTCTAACCGAAAAAGGAGTAAAGCCGAACTTCTTCTTAAAGGCGTTATTGAAATGCTGTGGGGTGGCATAGCCCAGTTCAGCAGCTATTTCCGCGGCCGTTTTGCCGGTATCGCGCAGGTATTGGTGGGCCAGCTGCAGCCGCTGGTCGGTGAGGTAGCCGAAAACGGTATTGTTGAATTTTTCCTTAAAACCGCGCTTCAGTTTGTATTCGTTGAGCCCTACGGCGCGGGCTATTTCTGTCAGGCTGGGAGGGGAGTCCAGCCGTGCGTTGAGCAGGTCGCGTACCGCAATGATTTTTTCGGTGTCCTGTTTGTTTTTCAGGTAGATGGCTTGCCGCTGGTCTGCCGCAGTGCAGGATTCAGCCGACAGGACCAGCAGTTCCAGGCTTTTGGACAGCAGAAAAAGCCGCTGGAAATCACCGGCGTATTTGCTGAAGCGGATTTGGGATATCACCTGCTCCATCTGGGAGTCCAGTGCGCCCCAGGTATCTGTAAAGATAACCGGTTGACCGGCGGCGACTTTGTCCGCAAAACGTTTGAGCTGATCGCTGCCATGCTGGGTGAAGCTCAGGAATTTCTCCCGCGGGAACTGTACCCCAAAAATCTCCAGTTCAAAGGTTTTGTTTTCCACCACCATATCAAAGGGATGGGAGTACATGAAATTGTGATGTCCTCCGATCAGGTCGTAGGTTTTGCCCAGCTGCCGGTAGTTGAACAGGTAATCTCCCCGCAGGCCGAAATGCAGTCTTACTACATCGTTGTCACTATGCGCCGGGTGGGCGAACAGTTCACGGAAGGATGACAGGCCGTGCCCGATGAGGATATCATCGCACATCCAGCGGGTCATGGTCATGGTGCCGTTAGGGTAGGTGATTACTTGTTTGTCTTCCATAAGTGCCCGGTGCAGGCTCGCTGCAGCGGTATAAAGGTACGCACATTTAGTATGCAAAGAAGCGGTAACAGCGGGAAGAGGGCTAAGCTGAAAACGCAAAGCAGCATGGGCATAGGGTTACAGCGGCCAGGAGATGTCCCCGGTCAGCGGCATTTTCTGCGCATGGCTGCTTTGCGTGAAATACTTTCGGGCCTACATGGGCCAGGGGTTCTGGTACACGGAGTTATTGAGCTTTAGTTCCCTGGCAGAAAGCGACAGTACTATCTGCAGGGGCTGATCGTTGGCGGCATTGAACTGTTCGGTGTAGCCCACGCAATAGGCGTCGGTAAACCGTAGTTCTTTCAGCCTGGACATGGAATCGCGGCGGAAGAAGGTAATGCTGCCGTTTTTAGTTTGGGTATTGGAGATCATCCAGTCAAAAAGATGGGTTTCGCCGGCAGATTCCACTTTCAGATTGATGTTGCCTCCTTTGGGGCGTGCTGCAGGCTTTCCATTGTGATCAGTGTGTTGACTGAAGGTGAAATCGCACTCGAGTACGTTTAACTCTTCTCCGTCGATGTTGAGAACTGCTTTAAAAGACATAAATAATCGGTTAACAAGTCTGCTGCAAAACAGGCAGACAGGGAAAAAATATGGTATACAGCACTGAAAATACAGATAAATCTGTATATCGAGCACATTCCAGCCTTTAAATTTTCGGGATTTTCCCGGAAACGGCGGGCCCCTTGTCAGATCAGGTCGAAAGCCTGGGCGAA
The Chitinophaga varians genome window above contains:
- a CDS encoding FecR family protein; amino-acid sequence: MDKNTFHELVNRYLDGTATAAEQALVDRYCERLETSGEAGLEPETEALLQKVMYDRIMQKVRAPQKRSYRWAYAAAAAVLVLVAAGGIFLFPRKQAPSVAVAEKSVFHNDIKPGGNKATLTLANGSIVVLDDVAADSLAPQGNSKITRTGNGQLSYQPSGAPQQVVYNTLSTPAGGQFRLTLPDGSRVWLNAASSITFPTAFTGKDRIVELKGEAYLEISHNPQQPFKVKVHDMEVSVLGTHFNINAYPNEAGIRTTLLEGSVRVNNDGQSYILKPGQQAQLQPNGQFSLQQVDTEDITAWKDGQFSFNDADIHTVMRQVARWYGAEVVYQGNVTHHFMGTIPRDVPVSRLLKMLELTGRVSFVVEGNKIIVKP
- a CDS encoding nuclear transport factor 2 family protein gives rise to the protein MAQPGKTVKQFITSLNEEDMATARTLLAPDFKFVGVLGSRDGADVYMEDMGRMKMKYTVHKIFEDGDDVCVLCDYIMGDKTVFGCSWYQLKNEKISSLRVVFDPRPLL
- a CDS encoding Crp/Fnr family transcriptional regulator, whose amino-acid sequence is MKQLLTYIHSLTPFSEDNWQHLLPALSLQHYQKDEFLLRAGEVCNALFFVSSGYCRAFYDKDGVDVNTDFFFEQDIATNINSYGRREKSAFSIQACGPLEVVRFDRELLLAAAAADPQIETLGRLCLQRIAAKQEKHTALFKLMSAQERYEYLEQEYPAMLQRVSLSQLSSFLGVARETLSRIRGRR
- a CDS encoding LacI family DNA-binding transcriptional regulator; the protein is MKNVNIRALARELNLSLSTVSKALRDSYEISAATKERVRALAAEWNYIPNAYASSLRGRKSKNIAVVLPEVADSFFSIAINGIEAAVKAKGYHVIIYLTHESYAGEAAILKDIQSGRVDGVLLSVSRETTDTAHVQELMDKDVPVVFFDRVLETLAAPKIVTDDAESAYKATAHLIAQGCREIAYLGISDSLSICRQRMAGYMQALGDHQLPVHQRNMLTCTTDGARNFQLVKKLLQRTHRPDGIVASVEKLTTTVYQACRQLQLRMPEDVKLTCFSNLEIATILQPSLTTITQPAFEMGKAAAEVLVKMLEKKPLTAKDIRIVIPSELVVRESSSRQHK
- a CDS encoding inositol oxygenase family protein, with translation MDNKKTSFTEKEVNPLTSLDQWEDAVLERYPTPESIATSKSVDEYRNYDTPERDTVREFYRLNHTYQTYDFVQQKRADFLQFNKREMPVWDAFNFLNELVDDSDPDTDLDQFQHLLQTSEAIRNDGHPDWMVLTGLMHDMGKVLCLFGEPQWAVVGDTFPVGAPYSDKVVYPEYFRNNPDYQNTAYQEGTGVYKRGCGLRNVHMSWGHDEYVYQMMKDHLPESGLYMLRYHSFYAWHREGAYDYLLDDHDREMLKWVKLFNPYDLYSKNPVPPDWKTLRPYYEDLVAKYLPATLKF
- a CDS encoding sodium/sugar symporter; the protein is MNKLQQADYIVFFIYFIAIATYGYYVYHRKKSATANSKDFFLAEGSLTWWAIGASLIASNISAEHFIGMSGSGFALGLAISTYEWMAAATLIIVAVFFIPLYLKNKIYTMPQFLAKRYNDKVSTVMAVFWLLVYVFVNLTSIIYLGALAIASISNIPFEWCIAGLCVFSVIVTLGGMKVIGYTDVVQVAVLIIGGLVTTYLALTLLSEKFGYGSHILKGLSVLRKEAPSHFHMIFHSDHPYYKDLPGLSVLIGGMWINNLAYWGCNQYITQRALGANLQTARKGILFAAFLKLLVPVIAVLPGIVMFVLHKNGMFQQEMTDAAGVIKPDHAYPTLMNLLPPGLKGVAFAALTAAIVASLAGKANSISTIFSLDIYQKYFNREASEKKLVSVGRWAVIIAMLLAAIVTPSLRSLDQAYQFIQEYVGFISPGVLAIFLLGFFWKRTTAGAALTGALLTIPISTVLKFLPAWTNGAFPDYPFLDRMSITFVLIVVLMIIISITRPTKEATAHALEIDKSMFRTTPGFIAGSIIIIGILTALYTVFW
- a CDS encoding FAD-dependent oxidoreductase — protein: MTQLPTSFHVLIAGGGISGLSLALFLNKAGISCSIYEAYGYKATIGAGFNIAPNGMNVLAALGLAERVTAAGAVAEDLCMRNGKGKVIANLPNGSVEKYGQQGVSLSRAALYDILLQELKEQGLTVQYQKRLCDIRENEDGVTAVFTDGTRVTGDILIGADGVHSAARQLVFPEAPTPAFTGMKNYGGFAPLSALPEMTAQEINSLNFTFGNNGFFGYCAAGNGMAMWWSNLPSDVPFTKEELDSTTVEEVKTLMADRYKSYHAPVPALIAQTEKVLKVNVADIASLASWHKGRVLLIGDAAHAVSPSAGQGASMALEDAMYLGMLLRDAGVGSYAAAFRKFEADRKPRVEKIVAEGRRRSKSKTILRPWQAKIRDWMMAIFIPLFVPKNFDFLYGYRLDWQVKY
- a CDS encoding SRPBCC domain-containing protein, yielding MGQALIVRNDITINAPAAVVWDTLVNPAKTRQYMFNCETVSDWKQGSELLWKTVYEGKELVAVKGTIEEIIPNERLIYTTIDPNSNIDDTSENYLKVTYQLSPDDGQTLLVVTQGDYATVAEGDRRYKEAMDAGGWASILTEIKKVAEAS
- a CDS encoding helix-turn-helix domain-containing protein, whose protein sequence is MEDKQVITYPNGTMTMTRWMCDDILIGHGLSSFRELFAHPAHSDNDVVRLHFGLRGDYLFNYRQLGKTYDLIGGHHNFMYSHPFDMVVENKTFELEIFGVQFPREKFLSFTQHGSDQLKRFADKVAAGQPVIFTDTWGALDSQMEQVISQIRFSKYAGDFQRLFLLSKSLELLVLSAESCTAADQRQAIYLKNKQDTEKIIAVRDLLNARLDSPPSLTEIARAVGLNEYKLKRGFKEKFNNTVFGYLTDQRLQLAHQYLRDTGKTAAEIAAELGYATPQHFNNAFKKKFGFTPFSVRNNP
- the tssD gene encoding type VI secretion system tube protein TssD → MSFKAVLNIDGEELNVLECDFTFSQHTDHNGKPAARPKGGNINLKVESAGETHLFDWMISNTQTKNGSITFFRRDSMSRLKELRFTDAYCVGYTEQFNAANDQPLQIVLSLSARELKLNNSVYQNPWPM